In Pseudonocardia cypriaca, a single genomic region encodes these proteins:
- a CDS encoding TetR/AcrR family transcriptional regulator, with amino-acid sequence MAKRQARFTPQELEDDPRLQDHSPDLWGDEFGDVPRRLLTSAVRCFAANGFHATTTRDIAAGVGLSPAALYVHFPSKELVLHEIVRIGHERALAHVQGPEIDSVAGAAERLRVLIARYTAWHARHHVAARVCQYELNALAPDHYDEIRELRHRTNEVFRAAVARGVTDGTFAPVDVNRVVRGMLSLGIDLVRWYRLDGPDSPEQLGEFYAGLALKMVLDTAPDGHSGDSSARPTLTASA; translated from the coding sequence ATGGCGAAACGGCAGGCCCGCTTCACGCCCCAGGAGCTGGAGGACGACCCCCGGCTGCAGGACCACTCGCCCGACCTGTGGGGCGACGAGTTCGGGGACGTCCCCCGTCGACTGCTGACGTCGGCGGTCCGCTGCTTCGCCGCCAACGGGTTCCACGCGACCACCACCCGCGACATCGCAGCGGGGGTCGGGCTGAGCCCGGCCGCGCTGTACGTGCACTTCCCATCGAAGGAGCTCGTGCTCCACGAGATCGTCCGGATCGGCCACGAGCGCGCACTCGCCCACGTGCAGGGGCCGGAGATCGACTCGGTGGCCGGGGCGGCGGAGCGGCTGCGCGTCCTCATCGCCAGGTACACGGCCTGGCACGCGCGTCACCACGTCGCCGCGCGCGTCTGCCAGTACGAGCTCAACGCACTGGCCCCCGACCACTACGACGAGATCCGCGAGCTGCGGCACCGCACCAACGAGGTCTTCCGCGCCGCCGTCGCCCGCGGCGTCACCGACGGCACGTTCGCGCCGGTGGACGTGAACCGCGTGGTTCGCGGCATGTTGTCGCTCGGGATCGACCTCGTCCGCTGGTACCGGCTGGACGGCCCCGACTCGCCCGAGCAGCTCGGCGAGTTCTACGCCGGTCTCGCCCTGAAGATGGTGCTCGACACGGCGCCGGACGGGCACTCCGGCGACTCGTCCGCCCGTCCCACCCTCACGGCGAGCGCATAG
- a CDS encoding maleylacetate reductase codes for MRSFSYDALPMRVRFGAGSVSALAGEVARLGLRRVLVLCSPEQTGTGELIAETLGELSAGVHAEARMHVPVEVARRARERAVELGADGCVAVGGGSAVGLGKAIALEHGLPVVAVPTTYAGSEMTPVWGLTEDGRKRTGRDPRVLPAAVVYDPELTVGLPVGVTVTSGLNAIAHAVEALYAPDASPIISLMAQEGIRALTGALPTLVDHSTDLDARTEALYGAWLCGACLGATTMSLHHKLCHALGGTLDLPHAPTHAVVLPHALAYNQHAAPQAAAAIGRAIDSADPARGLWDLAGRLGAPRALVDLGMAEADIDRIAEQVVANPYANPAPVTADGVAALLRAAWAGEPPGGLDE; via the coding sequence ATGCGGTCGTTCTCCTATGACGCGCTCCCGATGCGGGTGCGGTTCGGTGCGGGGTCCGTGAGCGCGCTGGCGGGGGAGGTCGCCCGCCTGGGTCTGCGGCGGGTGCTGGTCCTGTGTTCTCCCGAGCAGACCGGGACGGGCGAGTTGATCGCCGAGACCCTCGGTGAGCTGTCGGCCGGGGTGCACGCCGAGGCCCGGATGCACGTTCCGGTCGAGGTCGCCCGCCGCGCGCGCGAGCGCGCCGTCGAGCTCGGCGCGGACGGTTGTGTCGCAGTCGGTGGCGGCTCGGCGGTCGGTCTGGGCAAGGCCATCGCGCTCGAACACGGCCTGCCCGTCGTCGCAGTGCCGACCACCTACGCGGGCTCGGAGATGACGCCGGTGTGGGGGCTGACCGAGGACGGGCGGAAGCGCACCGGCAGGGACCCGCGAGTGCTCCCGGCCGCCGTCGTCTACGACCCCGAGCTGACCGTGGGACTGCCGGTCGGGGTGACGGTGACCAGCGGGCTCAACGCGATCGCCCACGCGGTGGAAGCGCTGTACGCGCCCGATGCCTCGCCGATCATCTCGCTGATGGCGCAGGAGGGGATACGCGCGCTCACCGGCGCGCTCCCGACCCTCGTCGATCACAGCACCGACCTCGATGCGCGCACGGAGGCGCTCTACGGGGCCTGGTTGTGCGGCGCCTGCCTCGGCGCGACGACGATGTCGCTGCACCACAAGCTCTGCCACGCCCTCGGCGGCACCCTCGACCTACCGCACGCCCCCACGCACGCCGTCGTGCTCCCGCACGCGCTGGCCTACAACCAGCACGCGGCCCCGCAGGCGGCGGCCGCAATCGGCCGCGCCATCGACTCCGCCGACCCGGCCCGCGGTCTCTGGGACCTGGCCGGCCGGCTCGGAGCGCCACGCGCGTTGGTGGATCTCGGTATGGCCGAGGCCGACATCGACCGCATCGCCGAGCAGGTGGTCGCCAACCCCTACGCCAACCCGGCGCCGGTCACCGCGGACGGGGTCGCGGCACTCCTGCGCGCTGCGTGGGCCGGCGAGCCGCCCGGTGGGCTGGACGAGTAA
- a CDS encoding dioxygenase: protein MNQPRRTVSEPDSGNGGPFDEPGPGPGRASELFSEERSAEVVAASFADTPDPRLRTILVSLVEHLHGFVKDVQLTEAEWAKAIAFLTATGKMCSGTRQEFILLSDVLGASMLVETINNRAGGTVTESTVEGPFHMVESPRRELGVNIAEDGKGEPCLVTGTVTGPGGTPVPGALVDVWQANAEGFYDVQQPGVQPELNLRGLFTADDEGRFWFRTIVPRFYPIPVDGPVGRLLQATSRHPYRPAHMHFEVTAPGLRTLTTHLFVEGTPYIDSDAVFGVKQSLVREFPTVDDPERAAEVGLPNPFRTVHFDVGLRAGDDGEA, encoded by the coding sequence ATGAACCAGCCACGGCGAACCGTCAGCGAACCCGACAGCGGGAACGGCGGCCCCTTCGACGAACCCGGACCCGGGCCGGGCCGCGCTTCCGAGCTGTTCAGCGAGGAGCGCTCCGCCGAGGTCGTGGCGGCCAGCTTCGCCGACACGCCCGACCCGCGGCTGCGCACCATCCTGGTGTCCTTGGTCGAGCACCTCCACGGGTTCGTCAAGGACGTCCAACTGACCGAGGCCGAGTGGGCGAAGGCCATCGCGTTCCTCACCGCGACCGGGAAGATGTGCTCCGGCACCAGGCAGGAGTTCATCCTGCTCTCCGACGTCCTCGGCGCCTCGATGCTGGTCGAGACGATCAACAACCGGGCCGGCGGGACGGTGACGGAGTCGACCGTCGAGGGACCGTTCCACATGGTCGAGTCCCCGCGGCGCGAGCTCGGCGTGAACATCGCCGAGGACGGCAAGGGGGAGCCGTGCCTGGTGACGGGCACGGTCACCGGACCGGGCGGGACCCCCGTGCCGGGCGCTCTCGTCGACGTCTGGCAGGCCAACGCCGAAGGCTTCTACGACGTCCAGCAGCCCGGCGTGCAGCCCGAGCTGAACCTGCGCGGGCTGTTCACCGCGGATGACGAGGGCCGGTTCTGGTTCCGCACGATCGTGCCGCGCTTCTACCCGATCCCGGTCGACGGCCCGGTCGGCCGGCTCCTGCAGGCGACGTCGCGACACCCGTACCGCCCCGCCCACATGCACTTCGAGGTGACCGCGCCCGGGTTGCGGACGCTGACGACGCACCTGTTCGTCGAGGGAACGCCCTACATCGACTCCGACGCGGTCTTCGGCGTGAAGCAGAGCCTCGTTCGCGAGTTCCCCACGGTCGATGATCCGGAGCGGGCGGCCGAGGTGGGGTTGCCCAACCCGTTCCGGACCGTCCACTTCGACGTCGGGCTCCGGGCCGGCGACGACGGCGAGGCGTGA
- a CDS encoding nuclear transport factor 2 family protein has protein sequence MTSDAERVRALEDRRYAAVVSGDFDAFAALAHPELAYTHSNGELDDLDSYLAKCRSGHYVYHRIDHPVDRIVVTGDTAVVIGEMHSELTVGGVEKTLANRSLAVWVRADGDWRLLAYQPTVLPPGGVHRSGR, from the coding sequence ATGACGTCCGATGCCGAGCGGGTGCGCGCGCTGGAGGACCGGCGCTACGCCGCCGTCGTCTCCGGCGACTTCGACGCCTTCGCCGCGCTCGCCCACCCGGAGCTCGCCTACACGCACTCGAACGGCGAGCTCGACGACCTCGACTCCTACCTGGCCAAGTGCCGCTCCGGCCACTACGTCTACCACCGCATCGACCACCCGGTGGACCGGATCGTCGTCACCGGCGACACCGCGGTCGTCATCGGCGAGATGCACTCCGAGCTCACGGTGGGCGGGGTCGAGAAGACGCTCGCCAACCGCTCGCTCGCGGTGTGGGTGCGCGCCGACGGGGACTGGCGGTTGCTGGCCTACCAACCGACCGTCCTGCCGCCCGGCGGTGTACACCGGTCCGGTCGGTAG
- a CDS encoding NAD(P)-dependent oxidoreductase encodes MLIGFAGLGRMGGPMAAHLARAGHTVLGFDPVAAPSDGVRAAGSAAELAGAALSISMLPDAAATRGLLVDDLLPAVEPGHVHVVMGTVGPDAVRSLAAAAAGRGAVVVDAPVSGSVAHAGSAQLTTMVGGTAEQFAYVRPVLAAMTRLQHHTGAVGSGQAAKLAVNAVLAALNHAVAEAMLLAEAGGLDAGVFYDVLRTSAAGAPYVEYKREAFLAPDAAGVAAPVSLIRKDVRLALDLAAAHDLQLPVAESVAAGLDGAAAAGLAEQDMARVLTALRAQTGRMAP; translated from the coding sequence GTGCTGATCGGATTCGCCGGGCTCGGGCGGATGGGCGGGCCGATGGCCGCCCACCTCGCGCGGGCCGGACACACCGTGCTGGGCTTCGACCCGGTTGCCGCGCCGTCCGACGGCGTGCGGGCCGCCGGGTCGGCGGCGGAGCTGGCGGGCGCCGCGCTGTCCATCAGCATGCTGCCCGACGCCGCGGCGACCCGGGGCCTGCTCGTCGACGACCTGCTCCCGGCCGTCGAGCCCGGGCACGTGCACGTCGTCATGGGGACCGTGGGGCCGGACGCGGTCCGCTCGCTCGCAGCCGCTGCGGCCGGGCGGGGCGCGGTCGTCGTGGACGCCCCGGTGTCGGGCAGCGTGGCCCACGCCGGGTCCGCGCAGCTCACCACGATGGTCGGTGGCACCGCCGAGCAGTTCGCGTACGTCCGGCCGGTGCTCGCGGCGATGACCCGGCTGCAGCACCACACCGGTGCGGTCGGTTCGGGACAGGCGGCGAAGCTGGCCGTCAACGCCGTGCTCGCCGCGCTCAACCACGCGGTGGCGGAGGCGATGCTGCTGGCCGAGGCCGGCGGGCTCGACGCGGGCGTCTTCTACGACGTGCTGCGCACCAGCGCGGCGGGCGCCCCGTACGTCGAGTACAAGCGGGAGGCGTTCCTCGCGCCCGACGCGGCCGGGGTCGCCGCCCCGGTGTCGCTGATCCGCAAGGACGTGCGGCTCGCGCTCGACCTCGCCGCCGCGCACGACCTGCAGCTGCCGGTCGCCGAGTCCGTCGCCGCGGGGCTCGACGGCGCCGCCGCGGCCGGGCTCGCCGAGCAGGACATGGCACGTGTGCTCACCGCGCTGCGCGCGCAAACCGGGAGGATGGCCCCATGA
- a CDS encoding aldo/keto reductase has translation MQQRHLGRGGPSVGAIGYGAMGLSGVYGPSADDDGIATIHRALDLGVTLIDTADVYGDGHNEQLVGRALADRRDRAVLATKFGGGPTEPGAALGRPDRVRGFLEASLGRLGVDHVDLYYLHRVDLDTPIEDTVGAMAELVAEGKIRRIGLSEAGPDTIRRAHAVHPVSALETEYSLFSREPERELLALTRELGIAFVAYSPLGRGALTGAITSSADLPADDWRRGAPRFGEAHLDTNLRITRALAPIAQDRGVTLPQLALAWLLHQGEHVIPLPGTRSTANLERNAEAVAIELTSADLAAIDAAAPPGAAAGDRYPSEFVAALNA, from the coding sequence GTGCAGCAACGTCACCTGGGCCGGGGCGGCCCGTCCGTCGGCGCCATCGGCTACGGCGCGATGGGGCTGTCCGGCGTCTACGGCCCGAGCGCCGACGACGACGGCATCGCCACGATCCACCGCGCCCTCGACCTCGGCGTCACCCTGATCGACACCGCCGACGTCTACGGCGACGGCCACAACGAGCAGCTCGTCGGGCGCGCGCTCGCCGACCGGCGCGACCGGGCCGTGCTGGCCACCAAGTTCGGCGGCGGCCCCACCGAGCCGGGCGCGGCGCTCGGGAGGCCGGACCGGGTCCGCGGCTTCCTGGAGGCCAGCCTGGGGCGGCTCGGCGTCGACCACGTCGACCTCTACTACCTGCACCGCGTCGACCTGGACACGCCGATCGAGGACACCGTGGGCGCGATGGCCGAGCTCGTGGCGGAGGGCAAGATCCGGCGCATCGGGCTCTCCGAGGCCGGCCCGGACACGATCCGCCGCGCGCACGCCGTGCACCCGGTCTCCGCCCTGGAGACGGAGTACTCGCTGTTCAGCCGCGAGCCCGAGCGCGAGCTGCTCGCGCTCACCCGCGAGCTGGGCATCGCGTTCGTCGCCTACAGCCCGCTCGGGCGCGGAGCGCTGACCGGCGCGATCACCAGCAGCGCCGACCTACCGGCCGACGACTGGCGCCGCGGCGCCCCGCGCTTCGGCGAGGCCCACCTCGACACGAACCTGCGCATCACCCGGGCGCTCGCCCCGATCGCCCAGGACCGCGGGGTGACGCTGCCGCAGCTCGCCCTCGCCTGGCTCCTGCACCAGGGCGAGCACGTGATCCCGCTCCCGGGTACGCGCAGCACCGCGAACCTCGAGCGCAACGCCGAGGCGGTCGCGATCGAGCTGACCAGTGCCGACCTGGCCGCGATCGACGCGGCCGCCCCGCCGGGAGCGGCAGCGGGGGACCGGTACCCGTCCGAGTTCGTCGCCGCGCTGAACGCCTGA
- a CDS encoding aldehyde dehydrogenase family protein: MTALDLPAPPTAPVRNFVDGRFVEPDAAAWQHVDPATGRADFTVPIASAADVDRAVRAARRAFDEGPWPHLPPRERKLALRPLADLLRAHADELHHLQTRDNGIPITFGSSYRMSARMAADIVEYHVGWIDKLGGAAPPPFSADTPTQALVLKEPIGVVGAITPFNGPVLQFAQKVAPALAAGCTVVVKPSEFASGVAHRYAELIAELDLPPGVFNLVTGLGDTGAALAGHPGLDKITFTGRREVGERVVAGAGTRSVALELGGKSPSIVFDDVPDLDAAARTAMSLVSMGLSGQVCSTQTRSLVQRGVYEAFLESARAQTADVRYGDPFDPATTSAPIVTPAAAQRVLRLVDGAVADGGRLLTGGGPATPPGAAAGGNWVEPTLIADVDPRMPIADEEVFGPVLAVIPFDDEDEAVRLANGSAYGLSAGVYTGDVGRALRVGRRLRTGTVGINGPFVFTPGTPFGGYKASGVGREGGREGIEEFLETKTITVRLD, translated from the coding sequence GTGACCGCCCTCGACCTCCCGGCACCCCCGACCGCGCCGGTCCGCAACTTCGTGGACGGCCGGTTCGTCGAACCCGACGCCGCGGCCTGGCAGCACGTCGACCCGGCGACCGGGCGCGCCGACTTCACGGTGCCGATCGCGTCGGCCGCGGACGTCGACCGGGCGGTGCGCGCGGCCCGGCGGGCGTTCGACGAGGGGCCGTGGCCGCACCTGCCGCCGCGGGAGCGCAAGCTCGCCCTGCGCCCCCTCGCGGACCTGCTGCGCGCCCACGCCGACGAGCTGCACCACCTGCAGACCCGTGACAACGGCATCCCGATCACGTTCGGCAGCTCCTACCGGATGTCGGCGCGCATGGCCGCCGACATCGTCGAGTACCACGTCGGCTGGATCGACAAGCTCGGCGGCGCGGCACCGCCCCCGTTCAGCGCGGACACCCCCACCCAGGCGCTCGTGCTCAAGGAGCCGATCGGGGTGGTCGGCGCGATCACCCCGTTCAACGGGCCGGTGCTGCAGTTCGCGCAGAAGGTGGCGCCCGCGCTGGCGGCCGGCTGCACGGTCGTGGTCAAGCCGTCGGAGTTCGCGTCCGGGGTGGCGCACCGCTACGCCGAGCTGATCGCCGAGCTGGACCTGCCGCCGGGGGTGTTCAACCTCGTCACCGGCCTCGGCGACACCGGCGCGGCGCTCGCGGGGCACCCGGGACTCGACAAGATCACCTTCACCGGGCGCCGCGAGGTGGGGGAGCGGGTCGTGGCCGGCGCCGGCACCCGCAGCGTGGCGCTGGAGCTGGGCGGCAAGAGCCCGAGCATCGTGTTCGACGACGTCCCCGACCTGGACGCGGCCGCCCGCACCGCGATGAGCCTCGTGTCGATGGGCCTGTCGGGCCAGGTGTGCTCGACCCAGACCCGCTCGCTCGTGCAGCGCGGGGTGTACGAGGCGTTCCTGGAGTCCGCGCGCGCCCAGACCGCGGACGTCCGCTACGGCGACCCGTTCGACCCGGCCACCACGTCGGCGCCGATCGTCACCCCGGCCGCGGCGCAGCGCGTGCTGCGGCTCGTGGACGGCGCCGTGGCCGACGGGGGCCGGCTCCTCACCGGCGGCGGACCGGCGACCCCGCCGGGTGCCGCCGCTGGCGGCAACTGGGTGGAACCGACCCTGATCGCCGACGTCGACCCGCGGATGCCGATCGCCGACGAGGAGGTCTTCGGCCCGGTGCTCGCGGTGATCCCGTTCGACGACGAGGACGAGGCGGTGCGCCTGGCCAACGGCTCCGCCTACGGCCTGTCCGCGGGCGTCTACACGGGCGACGTGGGGCGGGCGCTGCGCGTCGGACGCCGCCTGCGCACCGGCACCGTCGGCATCAACGGCCCGTTCGTGTTCACCCCCGGCACCCCGTTCGGCGGCTACAAGGCCTCGGGTGTGGGCCGGGAGGGCGGCCGCGAGGGCATCGAGGAGTTCCTCGAGACCAAGACCATCACCGTGCGCCTCGACTGA